A genomic region of Fundidesulfovibrio terrae contains the following coding sequences:
- the rpsB gene encoding 30S ribosomal protein S2, giving the protein MAYVTMKQLLETGVHFGHQTRRWNPKMRPYIFGARNGIHIIDLQQTVKLFQKAHDFLVDTVAKGGRIIFVGTKRQAQEAVKKEAERSGQFFVTNRWMGGMLTNFQTIRGSIDRLKKLETAFEDGSIHKRYHKKEISMYGREVTKLNATLGGIKDMDGLPTAAFIIDPKREEIAVQECRKLGIPVVAVVDTNCDPDVIDYIIPGNDDAIRAIKLFVTCVADACIEGEASRKDQAPAARGEAEEAKPEPAPVAETEAAVEQEDK; this is encoded by the coding sequence ATGGCTTACGTCACCATGAAACAGCTCCTGGAGACCGGTGTCCACTTCGGCCACCAGACCCGCCGCTGGAACCCCAAAATGCGCCCCTACATCTTCGGCGCGCGCAACGGCATCCATATCATCGACCTGCAGCAGACCGTGAAGCTCTTCCAGAAGGCTCACGACTTTTTGGTCGACACCGTGGCCAAGGGCGGCCGCATCATCTTCGTCGGCACCAAGCGCCAGGCGCAGGAAGCCGTGAAGAAGGAAGCCGAGCGTTCCGGCCAGTTCTTCGTCACCAACCGCTGGATGGGCGGCATGCTCACCAACTTCCAGACCATCCGCGGCTCCATCGACCGCTTGAAGAAGCTGGAGACCGCCTTTGAGGACGGCTCCATCCACAAGCGCTACCACAAGAAAGAAATCTCCATGTACGGCCGCGAGGTCACCAAGCTGAACGCCACCCTCGGCGGCATCAAGGACATGGACGGCCTGCCCACCGCCGCCTTCATCATCGACCCCAAGCGTGAAGAGATCGCGGTGCAGGAATGCCGCAAGCTGGGCATTCCCGTCGTGGCCGTGGTTGACACCAACTGCGACCCCGACGTCATCGACTACATCATCCCCGGCAACGACGACGCCATCCGGGCCATCAAGCTCTTCGTGACCTGCGTGGCCGACGCCTGCATCGAAGGCGAAGCCTCCCGCAAGGATCAGGCCCCCGCCGCCCGCGGCGAAGCCGAAGAGGCCAAGCCCGAGCCCGCCCCCGTGGCCGAGACCGAAGCCGCCGTGGAACAGGAGGACAAATAA
- a CDS encoding acyl carrier protein, producing MKAKTMDELAAFIGRTLKLKSLEPGAGMGTTRGWDSLAHVHLILALEEWAGVSVPPELMGELTTVEAIAAYLDAQGVLSR from the coding sequence ATGAAAGCCAAGACCATGGACGAACTGGCGGCCTTCATCGGCCGCACCCTCAAACTGAAATCCCTCGAGCCGGGGGCGGGCATGGGAACCACCCGGGGATGGGATTCCCTGGCCCACGTGCACCTGATCCTGGCCCTGGAGGAGTGGGCCGGGGTGAGCGTTCCCCCCGAGCTCATGGGCGAGCTGACCACGGTGGAGGCCATCGCCGCGTACCTCGACGCGCAGGGGGTTCTTTCCCGGTGA
- a CDS encoding amino acid adenylation domain-containing protein — translation MPLIHEPVWHWAGATPEAPAVVGSRETLSYSALALRAGRLARALQEIGFTQGARAGLLMEGSVECCVGMLGCLRAGGCYLPLAVNSPPPRLAAVIRSAEPETIFTVAQHYPLLLRALELAGTAPKAIFVLDGPVPDGPADAPAAPCRAVSPEDLAHLPEPGPCPSIAQDLAYILYTSGSTGEPKGVMVRHSNVRAYLGWMTRQFAVTPADRFSGHASPTFDISVHDIFGAFFSGASVHPLETPAQKAFPGPFIASRGITCWNSVPSVIAMLVMSRQLTPGAFPGLRLATFAGETLLPSLAKAWLDALPHCALYNNYGPTETTIVCTWHKVEHVDNGKPIPIGKAIPGNQCFVLSPGTMRQVGPGMAGRLFVRGTQVSAGYWRKPALTDEAYVPNPLQPDINDVLYDTGDLAYADAEGMIHFLGRADDQVKIRGHRVELGDVEAALSGLPGVMEATVLAVRQDDGMELVACVSGPGLPGGNGDALVGALAEVLPPYMLPGRVVFFPELPRTANGKTDKKALLARLDETKQVL, via the coding sequence ATGCCACTTATCCACGAACCGGTCTGGCACTGGGCGGGCGCGACCCCCGAAGCTCCCGCCGTGGTGGGCTCACGCGAGACGCTGAGCTATTCGGCCCTGGCGCTTCGGGCCGGAAGGCTGGCCCGCGCCCTCCAGGAAATCGGCTTCACCCAGGGAGCCCGGGCGGGGCTTCTCATGGAGGGCTCCGTGGAGTGCTGCGTGGGGATGCTCGGCTGCCTGCGGGCCGGAGGCTGCTACCTGCCGCTTGCGGTGAACAGCCCGCCACCCAGGCTGGCCGCCGTCATCCGGAGCGCCGAGCCCGAAACGATCTTCACCGTGGCCCAGCACTATCCCCTGCTGCTGCGGGCCCTGGAACTGGCCGGGACCGCGCCCAAGGCCATCTTCGTTCTGGACGGCCCCGTGCCTGACGGCCCGGCGGATGCCCCGGCCGCGCCCTGCCGGGCGGTCTCCCCCGAGGACCTGGCCCACCTTCCGGAACCCGGCCCGTGCCCGTCCATCGCCCAGGACCTGGCCTACATCCTCTACACCTCCGGCTCCACGGGCGAGCCCAAGGGGGTCATGGTCCGGCACTCCAACGTGCGGGCCTACCTGGGCTGGATGACCCGGCAGTTCGCCGTCACTCCGGCGGACCGCTTCTCCGGCCACGCCAGCCCCACCTTCGACATCTCGGTGCACGACATCTTCGGGGCCTTCTTCAGCGGCGCGTCCGTGCACCCTCTGGAGACCCCGGCCCAGAAGGCCTTTCCGGGACCCTTCATCGCCTCGCGCGGCATCACCTGCTGGAACTCAGTGCCCTCGGTGATCGCCATGCTGGTCATGTCGCGCCAGCTGACCCCGGGCGCGTTCCCCGGGCTTCGCCTGGCCACCTTCGCGGGCGAAACGCTCTTGCCGAGCCTGGCCAAGGCCTGGTTGGACGCCCTGCCGCACTGCGCCCTTTACAACAACTACGGGCCCACCGAGACCACCATCGTGTGCACCTGGCACAAGGTGGAACACGTGGACAACGGCAAGCCCATCCCTATCGGGAAGGCCATCCCGGGCAACCAGTGCTTCGTCCTTTCGCCGGGCACCATGCGCCAGGTGGGGCCGGGCATGGCCGGGCGCCTCTTCGTTCGGGGAACGCAGGTCAGCGCCGGATACTGGCGCAAGCCGGCCCTCACGGACGAGGCCTATGTGCCCAACCCGTTGCAGCCGGACATCAACGACGTCCTCTACGACACTGGCGACCTGGCCTACGCCGACGCCGAGGGAATGATCCATTTCCTGGGCCGAGCCGACGACCAGGTGAAGATCCGGGGGCACCGGGTGGAGCTGGGCGACGTGGAGGCCGCGCTCTCGGGCCTGCCGGGCGTCATGGAGGCCACCGTGCTGGCCGTGCGCCAGGACGACGGGATGGAGCTCGTGGCCTGCGTGTCCGGACCGGGCCTGCCCGGGGGCAACGGGGACGCGCTGGTCGGCGCGCTGGCGGAAGTGCTGCCCCCGTACATGCTGCCCGGGCGGGTGGTGTTTTTCCCGGAACTGCCGAGAACTGCCAACGGCAAGACGGACAAGAAGGCCCTTTTGGCGCGTCTTGATGAGACGAAACAGGTTCTTTAG
- a CDS encoding MBOAT family O-acyltransferase has translation MLNYYSELTFFVLVIPALCLYRLLSPRLNPEGRAGLLGLISMAFLALLRGGLGLLPLALAGVALLYLGMRQVRAGGRAWPWVVAWIVLCAAGKHPVYVSWLPFLDAGGSGLSGWGWMGFSYFVFRAIDAVLQAKRKGFDPGPCTVGLLGLYFVPYVSGPVNRIAPLARDLAAPDAPLTFERVREAVIRMGTGIVKMLFFAKWAYFLSAASPEFQDGRLPGLPGLTLGAFAYYLYIYFDFSGYTDVAIALSGLFGVKLPENFNRPFLAGNIQEFWNRWHMSLSTWFRDYLFFPSLRALRMRLPWMPAHAAQAGAFFLTFLVMGMWHGDAVNWVVYGLFHGLSMSLWSLKRSAEDSFAPDFFASLRENPAYVWSCRAFTFCYVSFGMLLMLDFKTLHTLLAG, from the coding sequence ATGCTGAACTACTACTCCGAATTGACGTTCTTCGTCCTGGTGATCCCTGCCTTGTGCCTCTATCGCCTGCTCTCCCCGCGGCTCAATCCTGAGGGGCGCGCGGGGCTTTTAGGGCTCATATCCATGGCGTTTCTCGCGCTGCTTCGGGGGGGGCTCGGCCTGTTGCCCCTGGCGTTAGCCGGGGTGGCCTTGCTTTACCTTGGAATGCGGCAGGTGCGCGCGGGCGGCCGGGCCTGGCCGTGGGTCGTTGCGTGGATTGTGCTGTGCGCGGCGGGAAAGCATCCGGTCTACGTGTCCTGGCTGCCGTTTCTGGATGCCGGGGGATCGGGGCTTTCCGGCTGGGGCTGGATGGGCTTTTCCTATTTCGTGTTTCGGGCCATCGACGCCGTCCTCCAGGCCAAGCGCAAGGGCTTCGATCCCGGCCCCTGCACCGTGGGGCTTCTGGGGCTCTATTTCGTCCCCTACGTGTCCGGCCCGGTGAACCGCATCGCCCCTCTGGCGCGGGACCTTGCGGCGCCGGATGCGCCGCTCACCTTCGAGCGGGTGCGCGAGGCGGTGATCCGCATGGGCACGGGCATCGTGAAGATGCTCTTTTTCGCCAAGTGGGCCTATTTCCTGTCCGCGGCCTCCCCGGAGTTCCAGGACGGCCGCCTGCCGGGACTGCCCGGCCTGACGCTGGGGGCCTTCGCCTACTACCTGTACATCTACTTCGACTTCTCGGGCTACACCGACGTGGCCATCGCCCTGTCGGGGCTCTTCGGGGTGAAGCTGCCGGAGAACTTCAACCGGCCCTTTCTGGCGGGCAACATCCAGGAGTTCTGGAACCGCTGGCACATGAGCCTGTCCACCTGGTTCCGGGACTATCTGTTCTTCCCGTCCCTCAGGGCCCTGCGCATGCGCCTGCCCTGGATGCCCGCCCATGCCGCCCAGGCGGGGGCGTTCTTCCTCACCTTCCTGGTCATGGGCATGTGGCACGGCGACGCGGTGAACTGGGTGGTGTACGGCCTGTTCCACGGGCTCTCCATGTCGCTGTGGTCGCTCAAGCGCTCCGCCGAGGACAGCTTCGCGCCGGACTTCTTCGCCTCCCTGCGCGAGAACCCCGCCTATGTCTGGTCCTGCCGGGCCTTCACCTTCTGCTACGTGAGCTTCGGGATGCTGCTCATGCTCGATTTCAAGACGCTGCACACGCTGCTGGCCGGGTAA
- a CDS encoding ribonuclease J has translation MSGGVTLYPLGGLGEIGMNCMAVSTKEAMVLVDCGLMFPEDYLFGVDVVIPRFDFILARKDKLKGIVLTHGHEDHIGALPWLLPYVDAPIYGSPFTLALVSKKLEEHDLLKFADLRPVKKNERVEIGPFAFNFFQVCHSIVHSYGLGIETPAGRIVHTGDFKIDRYPLDGHQTDLDAFHSFSELGVTCMLSDSTNVEREGFALTEMEIKQSLGEIFRKATGRIIVTLFSSHIQRMQEIFDLAHDTGKRVAVSGKSLATNIELARDLGYLRMPPGVWASMDELPGLPLDQAVLLVTGSQGEPLSALSRLAAGEHRQLRVQPGDLVLMSSRFIPGNIRAIYKLIDKLYRLGAEVIYDRVQAIHASGHAHREELEIMLDTVRPKFFIPVHGEFRHLVKHRRLALEHGVAPERAIIIEDGQPITFLEEGGIRLEDPILVEQVYVDGKGVGDVGQTVLKERQLLAGEGMVVVMLVMDEKTGEIMIGPNLISKGFVFEQQYSHVLEDAKCVILDTIDNMPPGNPDKLKERIRSSLRRFFRKVLERDPVVVPLVISL, from the coding sequence ATGTCCGGCGGCGTGACCCTCTACCCCCTCGGCGGCCTCGGCGAGATCGGCATGAACTGCATGGCCGTGTCCACCAAGGAAGCCATGGTCCTGGTGGACTGCGGCCTCATGTTCCCCGAGGACTACCTCTTCGGCGTGGACGTGGTCATCCCCCGCTTCGATTTCATCCTGGCCCGCAAGGACAAACTCAAGGGCATCGTGCTCACCCACGGCCACGAGGACCACATCGGCGCCCTGCCCTGGCTGCTGCCCTACGTGGACGCCCCCATCTACGGCTCGCCCTTCACCCTGGCCCTGGTTTCCAAGAAGCTCGAAGAGCACGACCTGCTCAAATTCGCCGACCTGCGCCCCGTGAAGAAGAACGAGCGCGTGGAGATCGGACCCTTCGCCTTCAATTTCTTCCAGGTCTGCCACTCCATCGTGCACAGCTACGGCCTGGGAATCGAGACCCCGGCCGGGCGCATCGTCCACACCGGCGACTTCAAGATCGACCGTTACCCCCTGGACGGCCACCAGACCGACCTGGACGCCTTCCACTCCTTCTCCGAGCTGGGCGTCACCTGCATGCTCTCCGACTCCACCAACGTGGAGCGCGAAGGCTTCGCCCTCACCGAAATGGAGATCAAGCAGTCGCTGGGCGAAATTTTCCGCAAGGCCACCGGGCGCATCATCGTCACCCTGTTCTCCAGCCACATCCAGCGCATGCAGGAGATCTTCGACCTGGCCCACGACACGGGCAAACGGGTCGCCGTCTCCGGCAAGAGCCTCGCCACCAACATCGAGCTGGCCCGCGACCTGGGCTACCTGCGCATGCCCCCGGGCGTGTGGGCCTCCATGGACGAGCTGCCGGGCCTGCCCCTGGATCAGGCCGTTCTGCTGGTCACGGGCTCTCAGGGCGAACCCCTTTCGGCGCTTTCCCGCCTGGCCGCCGGCGAACACCGCCAGCTGCGCGTGCAGCCCGGCGACCTGGTGCTCATGAGTTCGCGCTTCATCCCGGGCAACATCCGGGCCATCTACAAGCTCATCGACAAGCTCTACCGCCTCGGGGCCGAGGTCATCTACGACCGCGTCCAGGCCATCCACGCCTCGGGCCACGCCCACCGCGAAGAGCTCGAAATCATGCTCGACACCGTGCGGCCCAAGTTCTTCATCCCCGTGCACGGCGAATTCCGGCACCTGGTCAAGCACCGCCGCCTGGCCCTGGAGCACGGCGTGGCTCCCGAACGCGCCATCATCATCGAGGACGGCCAGCCCATCACCTTCCTGGAGGAAGGCGGCATCCGCCTGGAAGACCCCATCCTGGTGGAGCAGGTCTACGTGGACGGCAAGGGCGTGGGCGACGTGGGACAGACCGTGCTCAAGGAACGCCAGCTCCTGGCGGGCGAGGGCATGGTGGTGGTCATGCTGGTCATGGACGAAAAGACCGGCGAGATCATGATCGGACCGAACTTGATTTCGAAAGGCTTTGTCTTCGAGCAGCAGTACTCCCACGTGCTGGAGGACGCCAAGTGCGTCATCCTGGACACCATCGACAACATGCCCCCGGGAAATCCGGATAAACTGAAAGAGCGGATACGGTCGTCACTGAGAAGGTTCTTCAGGAAGGTGCTGGAGCGCGACCCCGTGGTGGTGCCGCTGGTGATAAGCCTGTAA
- a CDS encoding lysophospholipid acyltransferase family protein, giving the protein MALVHRALFILIFPVLTAVVSSLCWLTAGIGENAVLAHRIECLWARIALALAGVRVRADLSRLDRSVPYVFMPNHQSHFDILVLFAVLRDWNVRFVAKESLFKIPIFGPAMLKTGHIPILRENSRKAMRAIDDAAEAAKRGMSMLIFPEGTRSLDPAHLGEFKIGGMIMALKCARPVAPIIISGSHAVLPKHSILPKPCEVRVEALEPFDPSERFTLKQREQFRTWLKEHMEQAYQERR; this is encoded by the coding sequence ATGGCACTCGTCCATAGAGCGCTTTTCATTCTGATCTTCCCGGTCCTCACGGCCGTGGTGTCCAGCCTGTGCTGGCTCACGGCCGGGATCGGCGAGAACGCCGTCCTGGCCCACCGCATCGAATGCCTGTGGGCCAGGATCGCCCTCGCCCTGGCCGGGGTGCGCGTGCGCGCGGACCTCTCCCGCCTGGACAGGTCCGTGCCCTACGTGTTCATGCCCAACCACCAGAGCCACTTCGACATCCTGGTGCTCTTCGCCGTGCTGCGGGACTGGAACGTGCGCTTCGTGGCCAAGGAAAGCCTCTTCAAGATTCCGATCTTCGGCCCGGCCATGCTGAAAACCGGACACATCCCCATCCTGCGCGAGAACTCCCGCAAAGCCATGCGCGCCATCGACGACGCTGCGGAAGCAGCCAAGCGCGGCATGAGCATGCTCATCTTTCCCGAGGGCACCCGAAGCCTCGACCCCGCTCATCTCGGCGAATTCAAGATCGGCGGCATGATCATGGCCCTCAAGTGCGCGCGGCCCGTGGCGCCCATCATCATCAGCGGCTCCCACGCCGTGCTGCCCAAGCACTCCATCCTTCCCAAGCCCTGCGAGGTGCGCGTGGAGGCGCTCGAGCCGTTCGACCCCTCGGAGCGCTTCACCCTGAAGCAGCGCGAACAGTTCAGAACCTGGCTCAAGGAGCACATGGAACAAGCCTACCAGGAGCGCAGATAA
- a CDS encoding PAS domain-containing protein — protein MDTGDFGFGGPRLPSFCLQTNHVEFARTHGELLNSVALPVAVLNGYWQIVFANRDFLRVFRSVPQEDILGSRVGEALGCSNASMSLSGCGTSPACRECDLAIALYVPCPDGRELPARKVRTGGDSLVELAEVACRFLDFDDGTLRICTFVDLTLR, from the coding sequence ATGGACACTGGCGATTTCGGTTTTGGCGGACCCAGGCTTCCATCTTTCTGTCTTCAGACGAACCATGTGGAGTTCGCCAGGACGCATGGAGAGCTGCTCAACAGCGTGGCCTTGCCGGTTGCGGTGCTCAACGGCTACTGGCAGATCGTCTTCGCCAACCGCGACTTCCTTCGTGTATTCCGCAGCGTTCCGCAGGAAGACATCCTGGGCTCCCGCGTGGGCGAGGCGCTGGGCTGTTCCAACGCCAGCATGTCCTTGAGCGGTTGCGGCACCTCACCCGCCTGCCGCGAGTGCGACTTGGCCATCGCCCTCTACGTCCCATGCCCGGACGGCCGGGAACTGCCGGCCAGAAAGGTGCGCACCGGCGGCGATTCCCTGGTCGAACTGGCGGAGGTGGCCTGCCGCTTCCTGGATTTCGATGACGGGACCCTTCGCATCTGCACCTTCGTGGACCTGACGCTCAGATAG
- a CDS encoding C-GCAxxG-C-C family protein, which yields MSLNLEDAVVKNLERGYLCSESVIKGAAEYLGMPWEHLPAIATGLGGGIGGTAGVCGALTGAVLALGLATGRNAPDQDFYACAGLVQELVDRFRERFASTDCVDVLGLDLRTDEGRIQAMAKGLPNLPCKECCLFVARYIAENTSPSR from the coding sequence ATGTCGTTGAATCTCGAAGATGCGGTCGTCAAGAACCTGGAACGCGGCTACCTGTGTTCGGAAAGTGTGATCAAAGGCGCGGCCGAATACCTGGGCATGCCCTGGGAGCACCTGCCTGCCATCGCCACCGGGCTTGGCGGGGGCATCGGCGGCACGGCCGGGGTGTGCGGCGCCCTGACGGGGGCGGTGCTGGCCCTGGGGCTGGCCACCGGGCGCAATGCCCCGGACCAGGACTTCTACGCCTGCGCGGGCCTTGTCCAGGAACTGGTGGACCGCTTCCGGGAGCGCTTCGCAAGCACAGATTGCGTGGACGTCCTGGGGCTCGACCTCCGCACGGATGAAGGGCGAATCCAGGCCATGGCCAAGGGATTGCCCAATCTCCCTTGCAAGGAGTGCTGCCTTTTCGTCGCGCGCTACATCGCCGAGAACACATCCCCGTCGCGTTAG
- a CDS encoding LysR family transcriptional regulator yields MKTFVSVAGLLSFRRAAEVLHYAPSTVSAQIQALEAELRLRLFDRLEKGIRLTEAGERFLPYALKLLALARESASAAAGEHARQGMLAIRMPETLAAYRFPALLPLFRQEHPAMGLRLRGSSTHDVQRYLEKGLDLAFVVGEARPAENCFIEKIGGEELVLAGNAADWGTGPARIEAPDLAGRMLLCASSDSSGRAVLERFLGQNGVQGNVWIDFSSLAALKNSLRNTAGGCALLPRVALEQELDSGVLAELVLHGLPVDLPVNMLWHREKWMSPSLTFFMDLFRNAWREAAPARKRPPGAA; encoded by the coding sequence GTGAAGACTTTCGTTTCGGTCGCCGGGCTTTTGAGCTTCCGCAGGGCGGCGGAAGTGCTCCATTATGCTCCGTCCACGGTGTCGGCCCAGATCCAGGCTCTCGAGGCGGAGCTCCGGCTCAGGCTGTTCGACCGCCTGGAAAAGGGGATACGCCTCACCGAGGCGGGCGAGCGATTTCTTCCCTACGCCCTGAAACTGCTGGCCTTGGCCCGGGAGAGCGCTTCGGCCGCCGCCGGCGAGCACGCCCGCCAGGGAATGCTCGCGATCCGCATGCCTGAAACCCTGGCCGCCTATCGTTTCCCGGCGCTGCTGCCTCTGTTCCGGCAGGAGCATCCGGCCATGGGCCTCAGGCTGAGGGGGAGCTCGACGCACGATGTACAAAGGTACTTGGAGAAAGGGCTCGACCTGGCTTTCGTGGTTGGGGAGGCCAGGCCAGCCGAGAACTGCTTCATCGAGAAGATCGGCGGCGAAGAGCTGGTCCTCGCGGGAAACGCCGCGGATTGGGGAACCGGCCCGGCACGCATCGAGGCTCCCGATCTGGCCGGACGCATGCTGCTCTGCGCCTCCTCCGATTCATCCGGCCGCGCCGTCCTCGAACGTTTCCTCGGCCAGAACGGCGTGCAGGGAAACGTGTGGATCGATTTCAGCAGCCTTGCCGCGCTCAAGAATTCCCTCCGGAACACCGCAGGAGGATGTGCGCTGCTGCCCCGCGTGGCCCTGGAGCAGGAGCTGGACTCGGGCGTGCTGGCCGAACTGGTCCTTCATGGGCTGCCTGTGGATTTGCCGGTCAACATGCTGTGGCATCGGGAGAAGTGGATGTCCCCGTCCCTGACCTTCTTCATGGATCTGTTCAGGAACGCCTGGCGGGAGGCCGCCCCCGCCCGGAAGCGGCCTCCCGGCGCGGCCTAA
- a CDS encoding FlgO family outer membrane protein has product MRKFAYLLVFFVLALPVLAQAQAKPAPRKIAILEFDPVTAEAEKDNLGRVTAEFLITAAVNSGSFSVVERAALKKVLDEMQFGQGSNAPGTVAQAIGSMVGAQGVLTGSVAKTGNSVRLDARLVDVASGNIVAARNAYAKADLRSIATAAELLVSQLEGDVSRLTPPEQKPEAKAEPAPAPKPEEKKQENQGDAIQGKQPEPQAQQP; this is encoded by the coding sequence ATGCGCAAGTTCGCTTATCTTTTAGTCTTCTTCGTCCTGGCCCTGCCCGTGCTCGCACAGGCGCAGGCCAAGCCCGCCCCCCGCAAGATCGCCATCCTGGAGTTCGACCCGGTAACGGCCGAGGCTGAGAAGGACAACCTGGGCCGGGTCACGGCCGAGTTCCTCATCACCGCCGCCGTGAATTCCGGTTCGTTCAGCGTGGTGGAGCGCGCGGCGCTCAAGAAGGTGCTGGACGAGATGCAGTTCGGCCAAGGTTCCAACGCTCCCGGCACGGTGGCCCAGGCCATCGGTTCCATGGTGGGGGCCCAGGGCGTGCTCACGGGGTCGGTGGCCAAGACCGGCAACTCGGTGCGTCTGGACGCCCGGCTGGTGGACGTGGCCAGCGGCAACATCGTGGCCGCGCGCAACGCCTACGCCAAGGCCGACCTGCGCTCCATCGCCACGGCCGCCGAACTGCTGGTGAGCCAGCTCGAGGGCGACGTCTCGCGCCTCACGCCGCCGGAACAGAAGCCGGAGGCCAAAGCCGAGCCCGCACCCGCCCCGAAGCCTGAAGAAAAAAAGCAGGAAAATCAGGGCGATGCCATTCAGGGGAAACAGCCCGAGCCCCAGGCGCAACAGCCCTGA
- a CDS encoding D-alanyl-D-alanine carboxypeptidase family protein, which yields MRRWTVFAAALIILTMLFQVQPVLAKSGTSEKKSDKQVHSPSKSSSSKSASSSKASKKEEKKHSSKDASKKEPATQEHKSSRKGKKSHGAEALARPAAVPLPDSFKGEFGVDTKAAFAVDMENGKVLFAQEPDAPIPPASLTKVLTLYLLNERLKAGTLRLDEVVTVSQEASHAGGSTMRLKTGESVTVEELIKGIAVASANDGCMAIAQYLGNGDYHPFVEEMNRKAKELGMTNSQFFNPNGLPAEGQVTTARDMATLAQAYLTKFPETLSIHSMTEFTHNNRVRHNSNSLLGKVEGVDGLKTGFVCAAGFNIVVTARRGDTRLVAVVLGAKNRRVREREATRLVEEGFKIVAAEKGQSGKHVAMIH from the coding sequence ATGCGCAGATGGACGGTGTTCGCAGCCGCCTTGATCATCCTCACCATGCTCTTCCAGGTCCAGCCCGTGCTGGCCAAATCCGGGACATCGGAGAAGAAGAGCGACAAGCAGGTCCACAGCCCCTCCAAGTCTTCCTCCTCGAAGTCGGCGTCCTCGTCGAAGGCGTCAAAAAAAGAGGAAAAGAAGCACTCCTCCAAGGATGCCTCCAAGAAGGAACCCGCCACGCAGGAGCACAAGTCCTCCCGCAAGGGCAAGAAGAGCCACGGCGCCGAGGCGCTCGCCAGGCCCGCCGCGGTCCCCCTGCCGGATTCCTTCAAGGGCGAATTCGGGGTGGACACCAAGGCCGCCTTCGCCGTGGACATGGAGAACGGCAAGGTGCTCTTCGCCCAGGAGCCCGACGCGCCCATTCCGCCTGCTTCGCTCACCAAGGTGCTCACGCTCTACCTGCTCAACGAGCGTCTGAAGGCCGGAACCCTGCGCCTGGACGAAGTCGTCACCGTGAGCCAGGAGGCCAGCCACGCCGGCGGTTCCACCATGCGCCTCAAGACCGGCGAATCCGTCACGGTCGAGGAACTCATCAAGGGCATCGCCGTGGCTTCGGCCAACGACGGCTGCATGGCCATCGCCCAGTATCTGGGCAACGGCGACTACCATCCCTTCGTGGAAGAGATGAACCGCAAGGCCAAGGAACTGGGCATGACCAACTCCCAGTTCTTCAATCCCAACGGCCTGCCCGCCGAGGGCCAGGTGACCACCGCCCGGGACATGGCCACTCTGGCCCAGGCGTACCTCACGAAATTTCCCGAGACCCTGTCCATCCACTCCATGACCGAGTTCACCCACAACAACCGCGTGCGCCACAACTCCAACTCGCTTTTGGGCAAGGTGGAAGGCGTTGACGGGCTCAAGACCGGCTTCGTCTGCGCGGCGGGCTTCAACATCGTGGTCACGGCCCGGCGCGGGGACACCCGTCTGGTGGCCGTGGTGCTCGGGGCCAAGAACCGGCGCGTGCGCGAGCGCGAGGCCACCCGTCTGGTGGAGGAAGGGTTCAAGATCGTGGCGGCCGAAAAGGGCCAGTCCGGCAAGCACGTGGCCATGATCCACTAG